One Hydrogenispora ethanolica DNA segment encodes these proteins:
- a CDS encoding Hsp20/alpha crystallin family protein, whose protein sequence is MFDLMPFRFNDWERKFFPDFFNEEFFNRDIASFRTDISDTGKEYLIEAELPGFDKEDITVEVKEDRLTIAATKESNTEERKDNYLRKERRTGSVMRSFALDGVDRDRIRAEFKNGVLKLALPKAEEVKNPVRRIDIN, encoded by the coding sequence ATGTTTGACCTGATGCCATTCAGATTCAATGATTGGGAGCGGAAATTCTTCCCGGACTTCTTCAATGAGGAATTCTTCAACCGGGACATCGCGTCCTTCCGGACCGATATTTCCGATACCGGGAAGGAATACTTGATCGAGGCCGAGCTGCCCGGGTTCGACAAAGAAGATATCACCGTCGAAGTGAAAGAGGACCGGCTGACGATCGCCGCCACCAAAGAGTCCAACACTGAGGAGCGGAAAGACAACTACCTGCGGAAAGAACGCCGTACCGGCAGCGTGATGCGGAGTTTCGCCCTGGACGGAGTCGACCGCGACCGGATCCGGGCCGAGTTTAAAAACGGCGTCTTGAAGCTGGCGCTGCCGAAGGCGGAGGAAGTCAAGAATCCGGTCCGGCGCATCGATATCAACTAA
- a CDS encoding uracil-DNA glycosylase: MTPPRINCYQCRHFYITWDKSFPNGCKSYGFKSKSLPSLFVYESSAAPCAFFQPKPGRNAPEP; this comes from the coding sequence ATGACCCCACCCCGGATCAATTGTTACCAGTGCCGCCATTTCTATATTACCTGGGACAAATCATTCCCCAACGGCTGCAAGAGCTACGGCTTCAAATCCAAAAGCCTGCCCTCGCTTTTCGTCTACGAATCCTCCGCCGCGCCCTGCGCGTTCTTCCAGCCCAAACCGGGCCGCAACGCCCCGGAGCCGTAA
- a CDS encoding sensor histidine kinase, producing MQSAILKKIIIIIMAVALISIILAGLMIHFALNRQFHTYLLGNEEARQEQVVRGLAELYENYGGWENLPPRFAPSRNNFFGTLRFVLDEQERVVLASRGLPMLPNPNSLTARPIYVAGAKVGTAYFGKTLFENLLTAQDRMFRTTINRSILGALLLTGILSFLVALLLARRISDPITEMNRTARAMTAGQLDSRVQDLPRDELGELGASLNRLAERLKETNELRKKMTADVAHDLRTPLATVRSHLEGMIDQVIPASPENLESLLDEVKRLTTLVADLQEIAQADVARYRFNLEPLALEPFLAGLVQQMTPLFQKKKLRLALRVVQPATVRCDRDALTKVMENLLSNAHKYTPSGGNVTVLLEREETQAVIAVQDEGIGIAAADLPYVFERFYRTDQSRNRESGGFGLGLTIVKELVEGLGGSVTAQSTPGAGSCFTVRLPLLPE from the coding sequence ATGCAATCGGCGATTCTTAAAAAGATCATCATCATCATCATGGCGGTCGCCCTGATCAGCATCATTCTGGCCGGCCTGATGATTCATTTCGCTCTGAACCGGCAGTTCCACACCTACCTGCTGGGCAACGAAGAGGCCCGCCAGGAACAGGTCGTCCGCGGCCTGGCCGAGCTTTACGAGAACTACGGCGGCTGGGAGAATCTGCCGCCCCGTTTCGCGCCCAGCCGGAACAATTTCTTTGGAACACTCCGCTTCGTGCTGGACGAACAGGAGCGGGTGGTGCTGGCCAGCCGCGGCCTGCCGATGCTCCCGAATCCCAATTCTCTCACGGCGCGGCCGATCTACGTCGCCGGCGCCAAGGTAGGAACGGCCTATTTCGGCAAGACGCTGTTTGAAAACTTGTTGACCGCCCAGGACCGAATGTTCCGGACCACCATCAACCGCTCGATCCTGGGGGCGCTCCTGTTGACCGGGATTCTCTCCTTCCTGGTGGCGCTGCTGCTGGCCCGGCGGATCTCCGACCCGATCACCGAGATGAACCGGACCGCCCGGGCCATGACCGCCGGCCAACTGGACAGCAGGGTCCAGGACCTGCCCCGCGACGAACTGGGCGAGCTGGGCGCCAGCCTGAACCGCCTAGCCGAACGGCTGAAGGAAACCAACGAACTCCGCAAAAAAATGACCGCCGATGTGGCCCACGACCTGCGCACGCCGCTGGCGACCGTTCGCAGCCACCTCGAGGGAATGATCGATCAGGTGATCCCGGCCTCGCCCGAGAATCTTGAATCGCTGCTGGATGAGGTGAAACGCTTGACCACCCTGGTGGCGGACCTGCAGGAGATCGCCCAGGCCGACGTGGCGCGGTACCGGTTCAATCTGGAGCCCCTGGCGCTGGAGCCGTTCCTGGCCGGTCTGGTGCAGCAGATGACCCCGCTCTTTCAGAAGAAAAAACTCCGCCTCGCCCTGCGGGTCGTCCAGCCGGCCACGGTCCGCTGCGACCGGGACGCCCTGACCAAGGTGATGGAGAACCTGCTCTCCAACGCCCATAAATACACTCCGTCCGGCGGCAACGTGACCGTCCTGCTGGAGCGGGAGGAAACCCAGGCCGTCATCGCGGTGCAGGATGAGGGGATCGGCATTGCCGCCGCCGATCTGCCGTATGTCTTCGAACGGTTTTACCGGACCGACCAATCGCGGAACCGGGAGAGCGGCGGTTTCGGATTGGGCCTCACCATCGTCAAGGAGTTGGTTGAAGGCCTGGGCGGCAGCGTCACGGCCCAAAGCACTCCCGGCGCGGGCAGTTGCTTCACGGTGAGATTGCCGCTGCTTCCGGAATAA
- a CDS encoding response regulator transcription factor — MARILVVEDELKIQQIVRAYLEKEGFEVVTAADGLKALEAAKASRPDLIVLDLMLPGLPGEEVLSRLRQTSDVPVIILSAKSSEDERIFGLNIGADDYLIKPFSPRELVARVLAHLRRSKPAGASRETRLSFNGGRLAILPDQHQVLREEQAVNLTPTEFKMLLLLAQAPGRVFSRAQLLEQAQGYSFEGYDRTVDSHIKNLRQKIEPNPNEPLFIQTVFGVGYKFGGSRDAIGDS; from the coding sequence ATGGCGCGCATTTTAGTGGTGGAAGATGAATTGAAGATTCAGCAGATCGTCCGGGCCTACCTGGAGAAGGAAGGCTTCGAGGTGGTCACCGCCGCCGACGGCCTCAAGGCCCTGGAGGCGGCCAAGGCCAGCCGGCCCGACCTGATCGTGCTCGATCTGATGCTGCCCGGGCTGCCCGGCGAGGAAGTGCTGAGCCGGCTCCGCCAGACCTCGGACGTTCCGGTGATCATCCTCTCCGCCAAAAGCTCCGAGGACGAGCGGATCTTCGGTCTCAACATCGGCGCCGACGACTACCTGATCAAGCCTTTCAGCCCGCGCGAGCTGGTGGCCAGGGTTCTGGCCCATCTGCGCCGCTCCAAGCCGGCCGGCGCGTCGCGGGAGACCCGGCTCTCCTTCAATGGCGGGCGGCTGGCCATCCTGCCCGATCAGCACCAGGTGCTCCGGGAGGAGCAGGCCGTCAATCTGACGCCGACCGAGTTCAAGATGCTATTGCTGCTGGCCCAGGCGCCGGGCCGGGTCTTCAGCCGCGCCCAGCTTCTGGAACAAGCACAAGGATACTCCTTCGAGGGCTACGACCGGACGGTCGACAGCCATATCAAGAACCTGCGCCAGAAGATCGAGCCCAATCCGAATGAGCCTCTTTTCATCCAGACCGTTTTCGGTGTCGGCTATAAATTTGGAGGCAGCCGGGATGCAATCGGCGATTCTTAA
- a CDS encoding hemolysin family protein, protein MLPQMLFLLILIGVNAFFAASEIAIISLNNQKVKRQAEEGDERAKLLLGLIDEPSRFLATIQVGVTLSGLLASAVASESFADQLTDWAVAAGVPLDRGVMKLLALVGITLVLSYFTLVLGELVPKRLAMQQSEKISRLAVKPLGFLAFAAGPFVKFLSISTNFVIRALGGDPAAHEERITEEEIRLMVDVGQEKGIIQSTEKEMIDNIFEFDNTAVSAVMTHRTEVVALPLEASLEEVLGTVIKEKFSRLPVYQESIDNIVGILHVQDLIPVLKNPTRAATSFNLKKIIRQPYFVPFAKKTDELFKELQKKNNHMAVVIDEYGGTAGIVTIEDLIEEIVGNIFDEHDEVVREIEKLDERSYLVEGTVSMATVNEVLDIELPTDDSDTLGGFVMAELGRIPAGDETPSFEYAGLSFQVMALEDKRISKVKITKPI, encoded by the coding sequence CTGTTGCCGCAGATGCTGTTTTTGCTGATCTTGATCGGAGTGAATGCTTTCTTTGCCGCCTCGGAGATCGCCATCATCTCGCTGAACAATCAAAAAGTGAAACGGCAGGCGGAGGAGGGGGACGAACGCGCCAAGCTGCTGCTGGGCCTCATCGACGAGCCGAGCCGTTTTCTGGCGACGATCCAGGTGGGGGTGACCCTTTCGGGGCTATTGGCCAGCGCCGTGGCTTCGGAGAGTTTCGCCGACCAGTTGACGGATTGGGCGGTGGCCGCCGGAGTGCCTCTGGATCGGGGGGTCATGAAGCTGCTGGCCCTGGTCGGCATCACCTTGGTCTTATCCTATTTTACCCTGGTCCTGGGGGAGCTGGTCCCCAAACGGCTGGCGATGCAACAGTCGGAAAAAATCTCGCGCCTGGCCGTCAAGCCGCTGGGTTTTCTGGCGTTCGCCGCCGGTCCCTTTGTCAAGTTCTTGAGCATTTCCACCAATTTTGTCATCCGGGCCCTGGGCGGCGACCCGGCCGCCCATGAGGAGCGGATCACCGAGGAAGAGATCCGGCTGATGGTCGATGTGGGCCAGGAGAAAGGGATCATCCAAAGCACCGAAAAAGAGATGATCGATAATATTTTCGAATTTGACAACACCGCCGTCTCCGCGGTCATGACCCACCGCACCGAGGTGGTGGCCCTGCCGCTCGAGGCCTCGCTGGAAGAAGTCCTGGGAACGGTGATCAAGGAGAAATTCTCCCGGCTCCCGGTCTACCAGGAGTCCATCGACAACATCGTCGGCATCCTGCACGTCCAGGATCTGATCCCGGTCCTGAAGAATCCGACCCGGGCCGCCACTTCCTTCAACCTGAAAAAGATCATCCGGCAGCCTTATTTCGTGCCGTTCGCCAAGAAAACCGACGAGCTCTTCAAAGAGCTGCAAAAGAAGAACAACCACATGGCGGTGGTCATCGACGAGTACGGCGGCACCGCCGGGATCGTCACCATCGAGGACCTGATCGAGGAGATCGTCGGCAATATCTTCGACGAGCATGATGAAGTCGTCCGGGAGATCGAGAAGCTCGACGAGCGCTCGTATCTGGTGGAAGGGACCGTCAGCATGGCCACGGTCAACGAGGTCCTCGACATCGAGCTGCCCACGGATGACTCGGATACGTTGGGCGGATTCGTAATGGCCGAGCTGGGACGGATCCCGGCCGGGGACGAGACCCCTTCCTTCGAATACGCCGGTCTCTCCTTCCAGGTCATGGCGCTGGAAGACAAACGAATCTCCAAAGTCAAAATCACCAAACCCATCTAA
- a CDS encoding DedA family protein, translating into MEQIISWFWALAERSPLFYLSLFGLSALNAFLPPIPIEGLTILGGFMAAGGALQSLWIWLATALGMILGNSALFFCIQSNQEFLLRRKVISKHLNQEVLDKGKGMFDRYGVWAVFISKFVPWMTFGLTFYFGLSKIPLYRILPALALSNLLYFGGLTLLGRYAKEEWDILVEMVKPAYLWIGLAALAVAGILFKLWRAKRKRNKL; encoded by the coding sequence ATGGAGCAGATCATCAGCTGGTTTTGGGCGCTTGCCGAGCGCTCGCCCTTGTTTTACTTGAGCCTGTTCGGCCTGTCGGCCCTCAACGCCTTTTTGCCGCCCATTCCCATCGAGGGTCTGACGATATTGGGAGGATTCATGGCCGCCGGCGGCGCTCTTCAGTCGCTCTGGATCTGGCTGGCCACGGCGCTGGGAATGATCCTGGGCAACAGCGCGCTGTTTTTTTGCATCCAGTCCAACCAGGAGTTCCTGTTGCGCCGGAAGGTGATTAGCAAACACCTGAACCAGGAGGTGTTGGACAAAGGGAAGGGAATGTTCGACCGCTACGGGGTGTGGGCGGTATTCATCAGTAAATTCGTACCCTGGATGACCTTCGGACTGACCTTCTATTTCGGCCTTTCCAAGATTCCGCTGTACCGTATCCTGCCGGCGCTGGCCCTCTCCAACCTGCTCTATTTCGGCGGCCTGACCCTGCTGGGGCGATATGCCAAGGAAGAATGGGACATCCTGGTGGAGATGGTGAAGCCCGCCTATCTCTGGATCGGTCTGGCCGCCCTGGCCGTGGCGGGAATTCTTTTCAAATTGTGGCGGGCGAAACGGAAGCGGAACAAGCTGTAA
- the htpX gene encoding zinc metalloprotease HtpX, which yields MNNMKVFLLMSVLTAILVGIGNLFGGPQGAMLFFLIAMGMNFFSYWYSDKMAIRMTGAQPLSPEEAPELYAIVRELSAKAQLPMPSLYMTPEQQPNAFATGRNPEHSAVAVTAGLVRLLDREEIAGVLAHELAHIKNRDVLIGTIAATLAGAISMIANAAQWSLMFGGARDEEEGGGNPLGAILMIILMPIAAAVIQMAISRSREYRADAVGAAISGRPLGLANALTKLERIAQQLPADLTPATAHLFIVNPLSGASLANLFSTHPPIQERVRRLTEMASRPGAGVSI from the coding sequence ATGAACAATATGAAAGTTTTCCTGTTGATGTCGGTGTTAACTGCCATTCTGGTGGGGATCGGCAACCTGTTCGGAGGACCCCAGGGGGCGATGCTTTTTTTCCTGATCGCCATGGGAATGAACTTCTTCAGCTATTGGTACAGTGATAAAATGGCGATCCGGATGACCGGCGCGCAGCCGCTCAGCCCGGAGGAGGCGCCGGAGTTGTACGCCATCGTCCGCGAGTTGAGCGCCAAGGCCCAGCTGCCGATGCCCAGCCTCTATATGACCCCCGAGCAGCAGCCCAACGCCTTCGCCACCGGCCGCAACCCCGAGCATTCGGCGGTGGCGGTCACGGCCGGCCTGGTCCGTCTGCTGGACCGGGAGGAGATCGCGGGCGTGCTCGCTCACGAGCTGGCGCACATCAAAAACCGGGATGTGCTCATCGGCACCATCGCGGCCACGCTGGCCGGAGCGATCAGCATGATCGCCAATGCCGCGCAGTGGAGCCTGATGTTCGGCGGCGCCCGGGATGAGGAGGAAGGCGGCGGGAACCCGCTCGGAGCCATTCTGATGATCATTCTGATGCCGATCGCGGCCGCGGTCATCCAGATGGCCATCTCCCGTTCCCGGGAGTACCGGGCCGATGCGGTCGGGGCGGCCATCTCGGGCCGGCCGCTCGGACTGGCCAACGCCCTTACCAAGCTGGAACGGATCGCCCAGCAGTTGCCGGCCGATCTGACCCCGGCCACGGCCCATTTATTCATCGTCAATCCGCTGAGCGGCGCCAGCCTGGCCAATCTTTTCAGCACCCATCCGCCCATTCAGGAGCGGGTCAGACGCCTGACCGAGATGGCGAGCCGCCCCGGAGCGGGAGTTTCGATCTAA